From the genome of Streptomyces sp. V1I1, one region includes:
- a CDS encoding protein kinase, with protein MAPEPEAGGGGVPDAADSWGIGGVVGDGRYRLTHRLGRGGMAEVFAAEDVRLGRTVAVKLLRSDLAEDPVSKARFTREAQSVAGLNHHAVVAVYDSGEDVVGGQTVPYIVMELVEGRTIRDLLVNAEAPPPEQALIIVSGVLEALAYSHQHGIVHRDIKPANVIITNSGAVKVMDFGIARALHGAQSTMTQTGMVMGTPQYLSPEQALGKAVDHRSDLYATGCLLYELLALRPPFTGETPLSVVYQHVQDIPVPPSEVSDAVPPELDGLVMRSLAKDPDDRFQSAEEMRGLVQYGLQMLQQQGSHTGTWGTGPVETHDGGFTPAMGTTGPTAMHHPVHGETSQSPILPPMNPNDGGYGGGNRDGRNGKGGGRGKMWLFAVLAVIAIAAGVAFALDKAGNTGNSPKDNTTISQTPSTPDASPTPTDEDTEQSEEPGPTGDDEQPSWTPSDPPSFTPSDPQTPTDDPTTADPTEPTGDPTDDPTTADPTEPTDDPTPSTGNPGDPGAN; from the coding sequence ATGGCACCCGAACCCGAAGCAGGCGGCGGTGGAGTGCCGGATGCGGCGGACTCCTGGGGCATCGGCGGAGTGGTCGGCGACGGCCGCTACCGCCTGACGCACCGTCTCGGACGCGGCGGCATGGCTGAGGTGTTCGCGGCGGAGGACGTACGGCTCGGCCGTACGGTCGCCGTCAAGCTGCTCCGTTCCGACCTCGCCGAGGACCCGGTCTCCAAGGCCCGCTTCACGCGCGAGGCGCAGTCGGTCGCCGGCCTCAACCACCACGCCGTGGTCGCGGTCTACGACTCCGGCGAGGACGTGGTGGGCGGCCAGACCGTCCCGTACATCGTGATGGAGCTGGTCGAGGGGCGAACCATCCGCGATCTGCTGGTCAACGCGGAGGCCCCGCCGCCCGAGCAGGCGCTGATCATCGTCTCCGGTGTGCTGGAGGCGCTCGCCTACTCGCACCAGCACGGCATCGTGCACCGTGACATCAAGCCCGCGAACGTCATCATCACCAACTCCGGTGCGGTGAAGGTGATGGACTTCGGCATCGCGCGCGCCCTGCACGGCGCGCAGTCGACGATGACCCAGACCGGCATGGTCATGGGCACGCCGCAGTACCTCTCCCCCGAGCAGGCGCTGGGCAAGGCCGTCGACCACCGCTCCGATCTGTACGCCACGGGCTGTCTGCTCTACGAACTCCTCGCCCTGCGGCCCCCGTTCACCGGCGAGACCCCGCTCTCGGTGGTCTACCAGCATGTCCAGGACATCCCGGTGCCGCCGTCCGAGGTCTCCGACGCGGTGCCGCCGGAGCTCGACGGTCTGGTGATGCGCTCGCTCGCGAAGGACCCGGACGACCGGTTCCAGAGCGCGGAGGAGATGCGCGGTCTGGTGCAGTACGGGCTGCAGATGCTCCAGCAGCAGGGCAGCCACACCGGCACCTGGGGCACCGGTCCCGTAGAGACGCACGACGGCGGATTCACCCCGGCGATGGGGACGACCGGGCCGACCGCGATGCACCACCCCGTGCACGGCGAGACCTCGCAGAGCCCGATCCTGCCGCCGATGAACCCGAACGACGGCGGATACGGCGGCGGTAACCGGGACGGCCGGAACGGCAAGGGCGGCGGCCGCGGAAAGATGTGGCTGTTCGCCGTGCTCGCGGTGATCGCCATCGCGGCGGGCGTCGCCTTCGCGCTGGACAAGGCGGGCAACACCGGCAACAGCCCGAAGGACAACACCACAATCTCCCAGACTCCGTCGACGCCGGACGCCTCGCCGACGCCGACCGATGAGGACACGGAGCAGAGCGAGGAGCCGGGCCCCACGGGCGACGATGAGCAGCCGTCCTGGACACCGTCCGACCCTCCCTCGTTCACGCCGAGCGATCCGCAGACGCCGACGGACGACCCGACCACGGCCGACCCGAC
- a CDS encoding protein kinase: MSQDGAQGRYAGGSVAGGRYQLRDLLGEGGMASVYLAYDSALDRQVAIKTLHTELGREQSFRERFRREAQAVAKLSHTNIVSVFDTGEDELDGSLMPYIVMEYVEGQPLGSVLQADIQQYGAMPADKALKVTADVLAALETSHEMGLVHRDIKPGNVMMTKRGIVKVMDFGIARAMQSGVTSMTQTGMVVGTPQYLSPEQALGRGVDARSDLYSVGIMLFQLLTGRIPFDADSPLAIAYAHVQEEPVAPSTINRSVTPAMDALVARALKKNPNERFPSAAAMRDECARVASAGQTGAPVIIVGAPAASGAGVGSTVFPPLDQSTPAPQSVQTPYQPGPYGPPTPASAPMQAPMQGHTPAPTPQYGYPHTPPPPAYQTPGPVASTPPPYNIAPQTGVSGGSGGGGGKRNMPVIVGAIVVALLAVGGLITAIALNKGSGDGDNAGGDPSSSESADSGGLAPDRTRTIDKTKCSDATEDGTDPAKVQAPDLLYKDLLSVKECLRAAGWTWKVTEVDNPQYPKDAVVEQYPGQGQAVVPENQEFELQISTGKSG; encoded by the coding sequence ATGAGCCAGGACGGCGCACAGGGCCGCTATGCGGGTGGTTCGGTAGCGGGCGGCCGGTATCAGCTTCGCGACCTGCTCGGCGAAGGCGGCATGGCCTCCGTGTATCTGGCGTACGACTCGGCGCTCGACCGCCAGGTCGCCATCAAGACGCTCCATACGGAACTGGGGCGTGAGCAGTCCTTCCGCGAGCGGTTCCGGCGCGAGGCGCAGGCGGTCGCCAAGCTGTCGCACACCAATATCGTCTCGGTCTTCGACACCGGCGAGGACGAGCTCGACGGCTCGCTGATGCCGTACATCGTCATGGAGTACGTCGAGGGCCAGCCGCTCGGATCCGTGCTGCAGGCGGACATTCAGCAGTACGGCGCGATGCCGGCCGACAAGGCGCTGAAGGTGACGGCCGATGTGCTGGCCGCGCTGGAGACCAGCCATGAAATGGGCCTGGTCCATCGCGACATCAAGCCCGGCAACGTGATGATGACCAAGCGGGGCATCGTCAAGGTGATGGACTTCGGCATCGCGCGCGCCATGCAGTCGGGCGTCACCTCGATGACGCAGACCGGCATGGTGGTCGGCACTCCGCAGTATCTGTCGCCCGAGCAGGCGCTGGGGCGCGGCGTCGACGCACGCTCCGACCTGTACTCCGTCGGCATCATGCTGTTCCAGCTGCTGACCGGGCGGATCCCGTTCGACGCGGACTCACCGCTGGCGATCGCGTACGCGCATGTACAGGAGGAGCCGGTCGCGCCGTCCACGATCAACCGCTCCGTCACGCCGGCGATGGACGCGCTGGTCGCGCGGGCGCTGAAGAAGAACCCGAACGAGCGTTTTCCCAGCGCGGCCGCCATGCGCGACGAGTGCGCGCGGGTGGCGAGCGCCGGGCAGACGGGCGCGCCGGTGATCATCGTCGGCGCTCCCGCGGCGAGCGGCGCGGGGGTGGGTTCCACGGTGTTCCCGCCGCTGGATCAGTCGACTCCGGCGCCGCAGAGCGTGCAGACGCCCTACCAGCCGGGTCCGTACGGCCCGCCGACTCCGGCGTCGGCGCCCATGCAGGCGCCCATGCAGGGTCACACGCCGGCTCCGACGCCTCAGTACGGCTACCCGCACACGCCGCCCCCTCCCGCCTACCAGACTCCTGGGCCGGTGGCGTCGACGCCGCCGCCGTACAACATCGCGCCCCAGACGGGGGTTTCGGGCGGCAGCGGTGGCGGCGGCGGCAAGCGGAACATGCCGGTCATCGTGGGCGCGATAGTGGTGGCACTGCTGGCGGTCGGCGGCCTGATCACGGCGATCGCGCTGAACAAGGGCTCGGGGGACGGGGACAACGCGGGCGGCGACCCGAGCTCGAGCGAGTCTGCTGACTCCGGGGGACTGGCTCCGGACCGCACCCGGACGATCGATAAGACGAAGTGCTCGGACGCCACGGAGGACGGCACGGACCCGGCGAAGGTCCAGGCCCCCGACCTCCTCTACAAGGACCTTCTCTCGGTGAAGGAGTGTCTGCGGGCCGCCGGGTGGACCTGGAAGGTGACCGAGGTGGACAACCCTCAGTACCCCAAGGACGCCGTGGTCGAGCAGTACCCCGGCCAGGGGCAGGCCGTGGTGCCGGAGAACCAGGAGTTCGAGCTGCAGATCTCCACGGGCAAGTCGGGATAG
- a CDS encoding PadR family transcriptional regulator: MSIRHGLLALLEHGPRYGSQLRTEFESRTGATWPLNVGQVYTTLNRLERDGMVAQGGDDDAGHALYVITDAGRTELKSWFATPVDRSSPPRDELAIKLAMAVGAPGVDIRAVIQSQRHHTVKAMQDYTRLKAQALAAIEGGGSQERDDVAWLLVLEQLIFQTEAEARWLDHCEVRLIRISAAAGRGADRGAEHTTAASLLGTPAGRASSASSASPTSPTEPPSAGSEGPASPAAPSGSARARPAPPT; the protein is encoded by the coding sequence ATGTCCATCCGCCACGGGCTCCTTGCCCTCCTTGAGCACGGCCCTCGCTACGGCTCCCAGCTCCGTACGGAGTTCGAGTCGCGCACCGGAGCCACCTGGCCGCTCAACGTCGGTCAGGTCTATACGACCCTCAACCGCCTGGAGCGCGACGGCATGGTCGCCCAGGGCGGCGATGACGACGCGGGCCATGCGCTCTACGTCATCACCGATGCCGGGCGCACCGAGCTGAAGAGCTGGTTCGCGACGCCGGTGGACCGCAGCAGCCCGCCCCGTGACGAGCTGGCGATCAAGCTCGCGATGGCCGTCGGTGCGCCCGGCGTGGACATCCGTGCCGTCATCCAGTCCCAGCGCCACCACACCGTGAAGGCGATGCAGGACTACACCCGGCTCAAGGCGCAGGCGCTGGCCGCGATCGAGGGCGGGGGCTCGCAGGAACGCGACGACGTGGCCTGGCTGCTCGTGCTGGAACAGCTGATCTTCCAGACGGAGGCGGAGGCGCGCTGGCTCGACCACTGCGAGGTGCGGCTCATCCGGATCTCCGCGGCGGCCGGTCGGGGCGCGGACCGCGGAGCGGAGCACACGACGGCCGCGTCCCTGCTCGGCACCCCGGCGGGGCGGGCGTCTTCGGCGTCTTCGGCGTCTCCGACGTCTCCGACGGAGCCGCCATCGGCAGGCTCGGAGGGCCCGGCATCGCCGGCGGCGCCGTCAGGCTCGGCGCGCGCACGGCCCGCGCCGCCGACGTAG
- a CDS encoding ABC transporter ATP-binding protein, which produces MSDHQSQTSQKSQQPVLQLQQLTRVHGSGATEVHALRGINLDVFPGELVAVMGPSGSGKSTLLTIAGGLDTPTSGRVIVENTDITTADRKTLAALRRRSIGYVFQDYNLIPALTAAENVSLPRELDGISARKARTEAVAALEEMELGHLADRFPDEMSGGQQQRVAIARALVGERRLVLADEPTGALDSETGESVLALLRSRCDSGAAGILVTHEPRFAAWADRVVFLRDGAVVDQTIRSQADSLLSGQAAEL; this is translated from the coding sequence ATGTCCGACCATCAGTCACAGACATCACAGAAGTCACAGCAGCCAGTGCTGCAACTCCAGCAACTCACCCGAGTTCACGGCAGCGGCGCCACCGAGGTGCATGCCCTGCGCGGCATCAACCTCGATGTCTTCCCCGGCGAACTCGTCGCCGTCATGGGCCCGTCCGGCTCCGGCAAGTCCACGCTGCTCACCATCGCCGGCGGACTCGACACCCCCACCTCGGGGCGTGTGATCGTCGAGAACACCGACATCACCACCGCCGACCGCAAGACGCTCGCCGCTCTGCGCCGCCGCAGCATCGGCTATGTCTTCCAGGACTACAACCTCATCCCGGCGCTCACCGCCGCCGAGAACGTCTCCCTGCCGCGCGAGCTGGACGGCATCTCCGCGCGCAAGGCCCGTACCGAGGCCGTCGCCGCGCTGGAGGAGATGGAGCTCGGTCATCTCGCCGACCGCTTCCCCGACGAGATGTCGGGCGGCCAGCAGCAGCGCGTGGCCATCGCCCGCGCCCTGGTCGGCGAGCGCCGGCTCGTCCTCGCCGACGAGCCGACCGGCGCCCTCGACTCCGAGACCGGCGAGTCCGTACTCGCCCTGCTGCGCTCCCGCTGCGACAGCGGCGCGGCCGGCATTCTCGTCACGCACGAACCGCGCTTCGCGGCCTGGGCGGACCGTGTGGTCTTCCTGCGTGACGGCGCGGTCGTCGACCAGACCATCCGCAGCCAGGCCGACTCGCTGCTCTCGGGCCAGGCGGCCGAGCTGTGA
- a CDS encoding ABC transporter permease, which produces MNSWYHSWRAAIRIARRDAWRSKGRSFLVLAMIALPILGVSAADLTLRSAELSTEQSLERSLGAADARLNDPGMGGVPLMQTPDANSSTPVGDFENKPYPEGKTDVSKALPTGAKSLTDSLGSGKLHTTHGLLNTEIRELKASDPLAKGIVVVDHGRLPQKADEVAATTHFLETSGLKVGSKLTARGLDREYKIVGAYELPDALDTDQVNALPGALLAPLDKALEKAGLPATEASTTHLVSVPGGFTWNMVKEANAKGVTVNSRAVALDPPAKSDVPIYQQEGWGDYEESTAAKAAALAAVGTVVGLAMLEICLLAGPAFAVGARRSRRQLGLVGANGGDRRHIRAIVLAGGLVIGVAAAVVGTVLGLLLTFALQPLLEDYMGQRFGSFDVRPLELLGIGLLAVLTGLMAAIVPAITSSRQSVLASLTGRRGVRKSSRVLPVIGLIAVGLGAAIALYGSVMTDQYIVVAGGSAIAELGVVALTPALVGLFGRAGRILPLSPRLALRDAVRNRGRTAPAVAAVLAAVAGTVAVATYAASDDAQGRAQYEARLPHGAVSVMLDEAGGRDVPAVRATVQKMLPIDLRADVDRISVGKTNCSMYGGGESCGRYEVVVPRANQCPLWMTDPAHPDGDPSAKFDKAERRKLADDWRCKELPGGGSYVDGGVLVGDAKLLKVLAINDAAAEKALAAGQIVSFDKRNVDTKGKIGIRLITDTRKADEAAQKGKDAPGEIKAFTAHQVAGEPNSYGVAMILPPAAAKSAGMSTVPFGAYYSTDKMPSSEQRQRLDGELDKTGSDINLHVEEGYTSENSIILLALTVFAGLITIGAAGIATGLAQADAEADLKTLAAVGAPPRVRRTLSGFQCGVVAAMGVVLGSAAGVLPAIGLRLTEKREQMKWYREAMDQGYGSLNSVPHVPIIVPWETLAALLVAVPVGAALLAALVTRSRGALSRREAT; this is translated from the coding sequence GTGAACAGTTGGTACCACTCCTGGCGGGCCGCGATCCGGATCGCCCGCCGCGACGCCTGGCGCTCCAAGGGACGCAGCTTCCTCGTCCTCGCCATGATCGCCCTGCCCATCCTCGGCGTGAGCGCCGCGGATCTGACCCTGCGCAGCGCCGAACTGTCGACCGAGCAGAGCCTCGAGCGCTCGCTGGGCGCCGCCGACGCACGGCTGAACGACCCCGGCATGGGCGGGGTGCCCCTCATGCAGACCCCCGACGCCAACAGCTCAACGCCGGTGGGGGACTTCGAGAACAAGCCGTATCCCGAGGGCAAGACCGACGTCAGCAAGGCACTGCCCACCGGCGCCAAGTCCCTGACGGACTCGCTGGGTTCGGGCAAGCTGCACACCACGCACGGTCTGCTGAACACTGAGATCCGTGAGCTGAAGGCCTCGGACCCGTTGGCCAAGGGCATCGTGGTCGTCGATCACGGCCGGCTCCCGCAGAAGGCAGACGAGGTCGCCGCGACCACACACTTTCTGGAGACCAGCGGTCTGAAGGTGGGCTCCAAGCTCACGGCCCGCGGACTCGACCGTGAGTACAAGATCGTCGGCGCCTACGAACTCCCCGACGCACTCGACACCGACCAGGTCAACGCGCTGCCGGGCGCGCTCCTCGCCCCGCTCGACAAGGCTCTGGAAAAGGCCGGGCTGCCCGCGACCGAGGCGAGCACCACGCATCTGGTGAGCGTTCCCGGTGGTTTCACGTGGAACATGGTCAAGGAGGCCAACGCCAAGGGCGTAACGGTCAATTCGCGCGCCGTGGCCCTCGACCCGCCCGCCAAGTCCGACGTTCCGATCTACCAGCAAGAGGGCTGGGGCGATTACGAGGAGAGCACGGCGGCCAAGGCCGCGGCGCTCGCCGCGGTCGGTACCGTCGTCGGCCTCGCGATGCTGGAGATCTGCCTGCTGGCAGGGCCCGCCTTCGCGGTCGGCGCGCGTCGCTCCCGCCGCCAGCTCGGTCTGGTCGGCGCGAACGGCGGCGACCGCCGCCATATCCGCGCCATCGTCCTCGCCGGTGGCCTGGTGATCGGCGTCGCCGCGGCAGTGGTCGGCACGGTCCTCGGCCTGCTCCTCACCTTCGCGCTTCAGCCGCTGCTCGAGGACTACATGGGCCAGCGCTTCGGCAGTTTCGACGTACGGCCGCTGGAACTTCTCGGCATCGGGCTGCTCGCCGTACTCACGGGCCTGATGGCCGCGATCGTCCCGGCCATCACCTCGTCCCGCCAGTCCGTGCTGGCCTCGCTCACCGGCCGTCGGGGCGTACGCAAGAGCAGCCGGGTACTGCCGGTGATCGGCCTGATCGCGGTCGGGCTAGGCGCGGCGATCGCGCTCTACGGCTCTGTGATGACCGACCAGTACATCGTTGTCGCGGGCGGCAGCGCCATTGCCGAGCTGGGCGTGGTCGCGCTGACCCCCGCTCTGGTGGGCCTGTTCGGCCGGGCAGGACGCATCCTGCCGCTCTCCCCGCGGCTCGCGCTTCGGGACGCGGTACGCAACCGTGGCCGTACGGCTCCCGCCGTGGCCGCGGTGCTGGCCGCCGTCGCGGGCACCGTGGCCGTGGCGACGTACGCCGCGAGCGACGACGCCCAGGGCAGGGCGCAGTACGAGGCACGCCTCCCGCACGGCGCGGTCTCGGTGATGCTGGACGAGGCCGGCGGCCGTGACGTTCCGGCGGTGCGCGCCACCGTGCAGAAGATGCTGCCCATCGACCTGCGGGCCGATGTGGACCGGATCTCGGTCGGCAAGACCAACTGCTCGATGTACGGCGGCGGGGAGAGCTGCGGCCGCTACGAGGTAGTGGTGCCCAGGGCAAACCAGTGCCCGCTGTGGATGACCGACCCGGCCCACCCGGACGGGGACCCCTCGGCGAAGTTCGACAAGGCCGAGCGCCGCAAGCTCGCCGACGACTGGCGCTGCAAGGAGCTCCCGGGCGGCGGAAGCTATGTCGACGGCGGTGTGCTGGTCGGTGACGCGAAGCTGCTGAAGGTGCTCGCGATCAACGACGCTGCGGCCGAGAAGGCGCTGGCGGCGGGGCAGATCGTGTCGTTCGACAAGCGCAACGTCGACACCAAGGGCAAGATCGGCATCCGTCTGATCACCGACACCAGGAAGGCAGACGAGGCCGCGCAGAAGGGCAAGGACGCGCCGGGCGAGATCAAGGCGTTCACCGCGCACCAGGTCGCGGGTGAGCCCAATTCGTACGGCGTCGCGATGATCCTGCCGCCTGCCGCGGCGAAGTCGGCGGGCATGAGCACGGTGCCGTTCGGGGCGTACTACTCGACGGACAAGATGCCGAGCAGCGAGCAGCGCCAGAGGCTGGACGGCGAGCTCGACAAGACCGGCTCGGACATCAACCTCCATGTCGAGGAGGGCTACACCAGCGAGAACAGCATCATCCTGCTGGCGCTGACCGTCTTCGCCGGGCTGATCACGATCGGCGCGGCCGGTATCGCCACCGGCCTGGCCCAGGCGGACGCCGAAGCCGACCTGAAGACGCTGGCGGCTGTGGGCGCGCCGCCACGGGTCCGCAGGACGCTCAGCGGATTCCAGTGCGGTGTGGTGGCCGCGATGGGTGTGGTCCTTGGCTCGGCGGCGGGTGTCCTGCCCGCGATCGGGCTACGGCTCACCGAGAAGCGCGAGCAGATGAAGTGGTACCGGGAAGCGATGGACCAGGGCTACGGCTCGCTCAACTCGGTGCCGCACGTACCGATCATCGTGCCCTGGGAGACCCTGGCCGCGCTGCTCGTCGCGGTCCCGGTCGGCGCGGCGCTGCTGGCGGCGCTGGTGACCCGCTCCCGCGGCGCGCTGTCCCGCCGCGAAGCGACCTGA